The genomic segment AGCGCCGACGTCGGCTCATCCATGATCAGGACCCGTACGTCGGTCAGCAGCACGCGCCCGATCTCGACGAGCTGCTGCTGGCCGATGGGCAGGTCGCCGACGAGGGTGCCGGGGTCGAGCCGGTCCTGCCCGAGCCGCTGGAGCACCTCGCGAGCCCGGCTGCGCTGGCCGGCGGCGTCGACGAACCGGCCGGCCTTGCGCAACTCGCGCCCGGCGAACAGGTTCTCCGCGATGGTCATGTTCGGGAAGAGACTGAGCTCCTGGTGGATGATCCCGATCCCGCGGGCCTGCGCGTCGCGGGGGCTGCCCAGCTGCACGGGCTCGCCCTCGAGGAGGATCTCGCCGCTGGTGGGCTGCTCGGAGCCGGACAGGATCTTCATGAGCGTCGACTTGCCGGCGCCGTTCTCGCCGACGAGGACGTTGACCTTGCCCCGGTACGCGGTGAAGGTGACGTCCTTGAGGGCCCGTACGCCGCCGTAGTTCTTGCTGATGTTGCGCGCTTGGAGAATCTCCGGCATCACTGCACCGCCAGTTCCGTCGGCACCAGGAAGATCGTGCCGGGCGCGAGCGACGAGAACGCGCCGTGGAACTCGAGCTTCTTGCCCTTGAGCGCGTCCCGGTCGACCTGGGCGACGACCTCGGTCTTGACCTTGTCGTTGATCTGGTTGGCGACCTCGGCGTAGTCGATCTGGTTGACGAAGTCGCCGAACGCGATGCCGACAGCGTCACGGATCGCGGTGCCGGCGATGACCGGGCCGGTCGCGATCGTGACCTTGAGCGGCGAGCCGCCCGCCTGCGGGACCTCGACGGTGACCGGGCCCGTGGGGACCGACGTGTCGACCTCGGTGACCGTGCCCGCGCCCTTGACCATGAACGCGTACGGGCTGCCCGTGCCGGCCTGTTTGCCCAGCTCCTGGCCGGCCTTCGCCGGGTCCGCCCGGATCGCGGCGGCGACCTCGGTGACGTCCTTGGCGTTGTCGTGCACGGTCGGGACGATCTTCTGCGCCCAGTTGTCGTTCACGTAGGTCGCCGGGTCGGTGGCCTTGGACTCGGCGGCGGCCAGCCCGTCCTTCTCGTAGACGTAGACGCCCGGCACCCGGGAGCAGGCCGTCACCGCCGAGGCGAGCGCCAGCGTCGTCGCCGCCGCGAGCAATCGGCGTGTGATCACCGTCATGTTGAATATCCATTCATAGGCGATTGGGCATGCCAACACTGTGAATGCTGGATGTCGGTGTTGTCAACGGGTCGTTCCGGTGTTGCTTCAGGGCGCGTTTTCGCGGGGCATCGTCGTTCTTGACGGCCCGCCACCCGGCCGTTTACGGTGCGACTTCATCCGATCCAGGCTTGAATTTTTATTCGCGAGCGTTTCTCACGTGGTCGTGAGGCGCTGCCAACGGGTGATACTCACCGTGCGCCGGTGAATGGATATTCTCCTAAGCTGACGTCGTCGGGAGGGGTTGGGAGTGGCCGAGCGTTACGCGGTGGACGAGGTCGCCACCGACCAGATCCGCCTGCTGACCAAGGTGGCGCGCATGTACCACGAGCGGGGCATGCGACAGCCGCAGATCGCGCAGCAGCTGCACATCTCCCAGCCCCGCGTCTCGCGGCTGCTCAAACGCGCGGTCGAACTGGGGATCGTCCGCACGACCGTGCTCGCCCCGCGCGGCGTCTACGCGGAACTCGAGGAGCAGATCGAGCAGGCGTACGGGCTGACCGAGGTGATCGTGGCGGACACCGACGACCACGCCGACGAGAGCCACGTGATGCGGGCGCTCGGCTCGGCCGCGGCCGTCTACCTGGAGACGACCCTGATGGGCGGCGAACGCATCGGCGTGTCGTCGTGGAGCTCGACGATCCTGGCCACGGTGGAGGCCATGCACCCCCGGCCCACCCCGGTGGCCGACCAGGTCGTGCAGATGCTGGGCGGCGTGGGCAACGTGACCGCGCAGACCCAGGCGACCCGGATCACGGGCCGCCTGGCCGCGCTGACCGGCGCCCAGGCGGTCTACCTGCCCGCGCCCGGCCTGCTGGCGTCGGGTGACATGCGGCAGATGTTCATCACCGACCCCAGCATCGAACCGGTGCTGCGCGCCTGCGACGACCTGACGATGGCACTGGTCGGCGTGGGCAGCATCGAGCCGTCGCCACTGCTGCGCGAAAGCGGCAACGCGTTCGCCGAGAGCGAGCTGCCCGGCCTGCGCTCGGCGGGCGCGGTCGGCGACGTGTGCATGCGCTTCTTCGACTCGGCCGGCGCCCACATCGAATCGGCCTTCGACGAGCGGGTGCTGGGCATCGCCCCGGCCACCCTCATGCGCGTCCCCCGGCGCGTCGCCGTGGCCGGCGGCCTCCGCAAGAGCAACGCCATCCGAGCCGCCGTCCGCGGCGGCTGGGTCAACGTCCTGATCACCGACCTGCAGGTGGCCCGCAGCCTGCTCTGACCGCGTGAGGCCGTGGGCGCGGACGAGCTCGGCCGGGACAAACTTCGCGACGCCTGATCAGCGACGCGGAAGGGCCCGAGCCGGTATCGCCTCTACCCGGCACACCGGACGGCTCCGGCTGCGGCCGGATGGTGCGACGTTCGAGCGGTCCGCGGTGCGCTTCCACCTTCCCGCCACCCCTGCTCGTCGGCCGGCGTCATCGCGGGCCGGCGGCCCTGGTCCTTCGTGGGCGCCGTGTCGATGCCGGCCGGCGTGCGAATGTCGTCCACGGTGGCCGGTCGCAGGCCGAACCGGGCGCCCCTCTCACCATGATGGACGCGGACCGCCGCTTCCGCGTACGGGAGCGCTCCCGCGCCGACCGGCGGCGCCGCGCATCGGTGTAATGCAAACCACTGCAAACCCTTGTCGTGGCTATTGACTTGTTTCTATTCTCGCTGAGGTAAGCGCTTTCCTGCATACGGATCGCCAAGTCGGCGTGGGTGGCCGGCCTGCCTCGAGCGGGCCTGAGACAACGGTTCGTAGTGGCAGCGCCCGGTATGCGAAGAGGAGCGAGACAGCCATGAAACGTTCAGCCAAAAGCGCCCTGGTGGCGCTGACGACCGGCGCCGTGGGGGCGGCGATCGTCGTCGCCCTGCCCCTGCCCCAGGCGAGCGCGGCCGCGGTGGGCTCCGCGACCGGCTACGCGTCGGGCAACGGCGGCACGACCGGCGGCAACGGCGGCACCACCGTGCGCGCCACCACCGGCACCCAGATCCACCAGGCCCTGTGCGGCCGGGCCAGCAGCAGCACCCCGATCACGATCGAGGTCTCGGGCACGATCAACCACGGCAACACGACCAAGGTCTCCGGCAGCAGCTGCAACACCGCGGCCGACAAGATCGAGCTCAAGGAGATCAGCAACGTCACGATCATCGGGGTGGGTGGCGGCGCGGTCTTTGACCAGCTCGGCATCCACATCCGGGACTCCAGCAACATCATCATC from the Paractinoplanes abujensis genome contains:
- a CDS encoding DUF2291 family protein, producing the protein MTVITRRLLAAATTLALASAVTACSRVPGVYVYEKDGLAAAESKATDPATYVNDNWAQKIVPTVHDNAKDVTEVAAAIRADPAKAGQELGKQAGTGSPYAFMVKGAGTVTEVDTSVPTGPVTVEVPQAGGSPLKVTIATGPVIAGTAIRDAVGIAFGDFVNQIDYAEVANQINDKVKTEVVAQVDRDALKGKKLEFHGAFSSLAPGTIFLVPTELAVQ
- a CDS encoding sugar-binding transcriptional regulator: MAERYAVDEVATDQIRLLTKVARMYHERGMRQPQIAQQLHISQPRVSRLLKRAVELGIVRTTVLAPRGVYAELEEQIEQAYGLTEVIVADTDDHADESHVMRALGSAAAVYLETTLMGGERIGVSSWSSTILATVEAMHPRPTPVADQVVQMLGGVGNVTAQTQATRITGRLAALTGAQAVYLPAPGLLASGDMRQMFITDPSIEPVLRACDDLTMALVGVGSIEPSPLLRESGNAFAESELPGLRSAGAVGDVCMRFFDSAGAHIESAFDERVLGIAPATLMRVPRRVAVAGGLRKSNAIRAAVRGGWVNVLITDLQVARSLL